AACATGGGATCCAGCCTGATGGTCAAATGCCCAGCGATAAAACTAGCGGAGGTGGAGATGATTCATTTAACACTTTCTTCAGCGAGACAGGAGCTGGCAAACATGTTCCCAGAGCAGTGTTTGTGGACCTAGAGCCCACCGTGGTTGGTACGTACCCAGCATTAAAGATCTAAAGTGTAAAAGTGAAGATCTCTTACAGATTCTCTGccatcttttttgtttgttcagaaCACTGTAGCTCTTAAAAGATGTGTGTCTGGATGCTGTTTGGACAGCTGAGGTCATtgttatttgaaagaaattaaataatggTCTACAGGTAACAGCATTTGGAAAACAACAGCCCTTTTTTACAGTCTGGATAATCTTTCTAGACTGCGGCACTGCATCCAGAGTTTTGTTTAATTGCTGTCTGGAATCTTGCCTGTACCTGTCACATAGTTTTCTGTGTGACCTCTGTGTTCTCGGGTACGAATACTGCTGTGTGAGTGCCTGATGTTTTCCCCTCAACAGAGAGGCTGCATTCGTGCCAATTTTTTAGGTGTCAGACAAGCTGCGTATAGTCAGGGACGCTGTCTGTGACACGCGTGCTCAGTGTGTAGGCACCAGGCAGCGCACATAAAACCATACATCCAATTTATGTTGtggtattttgtttctttgtagaTGAAGTACGTACAGGCACATATAGGCAGCTATTCCATCCTGAGCAGCTCATTACTGGGAAAGAAGATGCAGCCAATAATTATGCCAGAGGCCATTATACCATTGGAAAAGAGATTGTTGATCTAGTGCTAGATCGCATTCGCAAACTGGTAAGAATTCGTGCTGCAAGTCGGTAGTTAAGATAATTGGTGCAGCTCTAGAGCCAATTATAATGCTAGCTTGCTGTGgttttttccttaataatttTGTGCATagttgtttaaaacaaaacaaacacttttctATCCTTGCTTCCTTTACTCcacttaaataaaaattcagtcAGTAAAACTTTAAATTCTTTAGGCTCTGAAATACCattatttgaaagtattttaagGATACCTCAGAAATATTATAAAAGCCTTAAACAAGTGTAACAATGTTGttgtacttttttgtttgtttgctgttttcagtTTGAATCTTGCCATTTTGTGTCACACAAAGTATTTATAGCACCGTGAACCTCACGTTTTGGTTGAATGCTTAGcaattttaattacttttccaggtttttttagTCTGACACTGCACTGTCAGAAACTCATGTACGCTGATAGGATTCAAAGTGAAACTGATTGTCTACTTAACattacaaaaatttaaaaaatgttttcaacatCTATTTGATAATTACTAAAAGCTAGAATGAGAACAAAACCACATTCTAAAGCTGGAACTCTGCTGTAGCTTTTAATAAGTTGTCACAGCGGTGCACAGTTGTGCTTACAGCAGTATTAACATGGCATCAGAAACAACGcgatttttaaatattaaaatacttcagaaaaaaagttatgtaTAGGAACTGGTACTCTTGAGTAGAAAacatgcaagaaaaaagaatgctAGAATGCTTTCAAGAATGCTAGTTTTATATTATAACAATGTAAAACTAAAAAACTTAAGAAATAGTTTTGAATGATTCTTTTAATATTGCTTTCTCTGAAGTCATTAATAGCTTCTTCTCCCACTCTTTTCCCACCCCATTACAGGCCGATCTGTGCACAGGGCTGCAAGGTTTCCTTATCTTCCACAGTTTTGGAGGAGGCACCGGTTCAGGGTTTGCATCTCTGCTCATGGAAAGGCTGTCAGTTGACTACGGCAAAAAATCTAAACTAGAGTTTGCGATTTATCCAGCACCACAAGTTTCCACGGCTGTAGTGGAGCCTTACAACACAATCCTAACTACCCACACAACACTAGAGCACTCCGACTGTGCGTTCATGGTAGATAATGAAGCCATTTATGATATATGTCGTCGTAACCTTGACATTGAACGTCCTACTTACACCAACTTAAACCGATTAATTGGGCAAATTGTTTCATCCATCACAGCTTCACTGCGCTTTGATGGAGCCCTCAACGTAGATCTGACAGAATTTCAAACCAACCTTGTCCCATACCCACGAATCCATTTCCCTCTGGTAACATACGCCCCTGTGATCTCAGCTGAGAAGGCCTATCACGAGCAGTTATCCGTGGCTGAAATCACCAACGCGTGTTTTGAACCAGCCAACCAGATGGTGAAATGCGACCCTCGCCACGGCAAATACATGGCCTGCTGCATGTTGTACCGCGGCGACGTGGTTCCTAAAGACGTCAATGCAGCTATTGCTACCATCAAGACTAAACGCACCATTCAGTTTGTGGATTGGTGTCCAACTGGATTCAAGGTACTTGCATAGCTTAAGTGCTCGATATTTGAGTTACTAGAAATGGTGTGGTATTCGGAGCCAACAGTCAGCGTACAATGTTGTAATGTCCCTGTTAAATATTTGGATAAAGTGCAAAATAACTAAGCTATTCTACTTGTTCATAACCGTAGCTTTT
The sequence above is a segment of the Columba livia isolate bColLiv1 breed racing homer chromosome 9, bColLiv1.pat.W.v2, whole genome shotgun sequence genome. Coding sequences within it:
- the LOC102094322 gene encoding tubulin alpha-3 chain isoform X2, which translates into the protein MPSDKTSGGGDDSFNTFFSETGAGKHVPRAVFVDLEPTVVDEVRTGTYRQLFHPEQLITGKEDAANNYARGHYTIGKEIVDLVLDRIRKLADLCTGLQGFLIFHSFGGGTGSGFASLLMERLSVDYGKKSKLEFAIYPAPQVSTAVVEPYNTILTTHTTLEHSDCAFMVDNEAIYDICRRNLDIERPTYTNLNRLIGQIVSSITASLRFDGALNVDLTEFQTNLVPYPRIHFPLVTYAPVISAEKAYHEQLSVAEITNACFEPANQMVKCDPRHGKYMACCMLYRGDVVPKDVNAAIATIKTKRTIQFVDWCPTGFKVGINYQPPTVVPGGDLAKVQRAVCMLSNTTAIAEAWARLDHKFDLMYAKRAFVHWYVGEGMEEGEFSEAREDLAALEKDYEEVGVDAVEAEAEEGDEYLEN
- the LOC102094322 gene encoding tubulin alpha-3 chain isoform X1, yielding MRECISIHVGQAGVQIGNACWELYCLEHGIQPDGQMPSDKTSGGGDDSFNTFFSETGAGKHVPRAVFVDLEPTVVDEVRTGTYRQLFHPEQLITGKEDAANNYARGHYTIGKEIVDLVLDRIRKLADLCTGLQGFLIFHSFGGGTGSGFASLLMERLSVDYGKKSKLEFAIYPAPQVSTAVVEPYNTILTTHTTLEHSDCAFMVDNEAIYDICRRNLDIERPTYTNLNRLIGQIVSSITASLRFDGALNVDLTEFQTNLVPYPRIHFPLVTYAPVISAEKAYHEQLSVAEITNACFEPANQMVKCDPRHGKYMACCMLYRGDVVPKDVNAAIATIKTKRTIQFVDWCPTGFKVGINYQPPTVVPGGDLAKVQRAVCMLSNTTAIAEAWARLDHKFDLMYAKRAFVHWYVGEGMEEGEFSEAREDLAALEKDYEEVGVDAVEAEAEEGDEYLEN